The genomic DNA ACATGAGCTGCATACAGGAGCATTTGCTTTAATTCATTAACAAAGTATGTCATAAAATATGGGTATTATTGAAAGGATTTCTGAAATCTTTTTGACGTGATCTTAAAGCCAATGAAGTCAAATAAAGCAATGTTAAGAAATAAGAGAACTGTATTTTAAAGCTTAGAAAGACAGATTTGGGGTTTAATCAGGAGGATAATGTCACTCTTTATTTCTATCAAGCTACAGACTCTTGTGGACAGAATATATGACCGTAAACTGTAAATATAGAGTATAAACAATAACTTTTTGACTCCATTCAGTTTTTGGATCTCATTAACTTTATGTGTTAAAaacaattttccatttttttgatATCAAACCaacatgttcattcatttatatctTCATCTTTTGTGTCCGTTCCTTCTGATGTTGCTGTTAATCCGCATCACACAATCTGTCACTGGTGCACTTTTCTGTTTGTCCACTACCTCTACGTCCAGTTGGTTCACCAGCAGCTGTTTCTATGGCGTCACACAGGACGTGAGTCCCCACTGGCCACAGATGTTTCTGTACACCAGGTCATCCACATGGTCGTTCCTCTCAGATTACGACATTCCAGCTTTCCTCTCCCACCCTGCTACGATCTGCTAGACTGTCTCAGGGGCATCATTACccagcctgcaccttgggtctgGTCTACTCTGGTAGATTCTGGCCTCTATAGCCCTCTAAGGCCCTGTTCTAGTGTTGCTGTGATGAGGTCTTCTGTGCTGTTTGTCAGAGTAGTGTTTTCAGACACTTCTTTTGTGACAGGGGTTCTTGCAGTATAGGGGCTTCTCCCTCTGTGGCATTTGttcctaattttattttaaaaaaagaaaatcatcaaaatGTGAATTACAAAGAGTAAATAGACTGTCAAAATATCACTCTTAATTCACATCACAAAGGAAGATTGTTGGTTTGGTGATTGAATAtcacattattttttactgtgaaCATCCCGGTTGAGATCATGTCCCCGTCTCTTCTTCAGGGGTGTGGGTAAACCCCTTTGATTCCTTTCTCCAGGATTTATGAGAGCATGGAAAACTCAGACCACATCCCCATTCTCTCTtccctttctttcattttcactttacCTCATTGAGCCCTTTTCCACTTCCTTAATACAACTCTTTCTTGCTGTTGGCAGTTTTCATAGCTGCATTTTTCCAGTGTGTCCAGTCCAGTTTTCCAAGCATGTGCCGGACAGTTGAGTAGTCCGGCACTGGTGGAACAACTCGAATAATCCACTGTACTATGATGCTCATACAAATCTGTTGGTATCTGCTGATAATGAAAGAGGAACCTGGATATCAAAAACTATCCCAGTATCTGTGCAGAAGACTCCACTTTTGACAGGTGTACAGCGGTAGCAAGCGCCCATGTGAGacaccccaatgagcaacttataggggatggtgccttgctcaagggcacctcagcagtgctcaggtgAACTGGCACATCTCCACTGCAAGTATCTCTAGtattgtgagagaagaggatgcagaagacagggctagatggaggcacttgattcgctgtggcgacccctgaagggaaaagccgaaaggaaaagaagaatcatCGCTAGTATCAGTAATCACAATTCATAATTCTCTGCTAAAACATTATGAGATGTaagataatttaaattttacaggGATTGGAGTAATTTATATTATGTTTCATCCAAACATCATGATGCATTATTACCTAGCAGTTAATTAAGtattataataaaatcaatcaatgacTGATTTCCTTGACAGAACTTTCTCAACACACTCCCAGTACAGCCTGGAAACTTCAAGCCATTTGAAAGGTTGGCACAATATTattttctttgcagttaattGTACAgtatcttttaaaaatgaacagatCTACATTTTAAAAGTTTCTGTACAATTGTTaaagttgtctttatttttgcgGTGACTTTGTGCAACACGGTGTTTTGGATGGAGATGTTTACATTGGGGATGATCTGCCCTCTTATGGTACCCATATGTTAGTACAGGTCTGGAACACCAACACAAAAGAGCCACTAGATTTCAGAGTAACTTAAGATTTAGTATGTAATTATTGTATCTGACAGTATTACATATATTTACCATTAATACTAAAAATGGCTATTTTTCTGTTGCAGCCAGTTGAGGttgaaatatattaaaatacttGAGAGGGTTAGGAACCATCTGACTAGGGTCAGACATTTACAGAAGGTCAAAAGACACACTAAGACACAATACATAAATATTGAGGCAGGAGACAACTGTTACTGgaaaagcttttaatttaaGCCCTGGCTTTAGTCTTTCACCGTGTGATTTATCCTCTCATCCTTGCTTCTGCTGAGCAAAGCAACTTGACATATAAATGTACAAACAAATGCACCCCTATTCTGTAAACTGTTTTTTCCTAATTTACAACGAATCGTTACACTGTCATAACAGTCTATGGATTAATAGTACAAGAGTTGTAAAGagttcctttttatttttgataaatggCACTGTAGAGCTTTGGCTGACTGAGATCTCAACTCCTGGAGAACAATCAGTAAAAGTTATCTCATCAACAGagtcaaataatacaaatattagaTTACAACTTTTCTAATTCTGATTCAACAACAACCAAAGCGATCCAACAAACCTCGTGAACTTAGGAGAACAAGATGAGCTCAACATGTAAAAAGCACAAATGTATTCACAACATTTTTCTAGACAGTTGCGTTAATTTATCATTGTGTTTGACAGGTTCTAGTGAGTTACTCTTGGCTGCAGTCGCAGAAAATACTTCTATTTGAATTACCAGTGAGGAATGTGGCCTTCATTGTAACATCTGCCTATcaggaaaaaaagcaaagatgGAATATGTGATGGGAACCATGGCAGCAAATTTTTTGTGCTGTCTGTCTGGATCTGGACCCAAAAACACCATCAGGAGGAAAGAATGACCATGTCTGTTGTATTTATACACAAACAATACAGGAACAAGTGAGGTTGAACTTTGACCACTGGGTTCTTCTTTTAATGGAGTTAATGTGacaaagataaaaatataaacgtCACAAATGTAGACTTTCATATTAATTCGCAGAAAGCTACAAAGAAATATCAACCATTGGTACAAACAAGACTTGTTTTTAATTGACTCTCAAATTTTATGTGTCTTCCATCCTACTGCAAAATGCAATATTAATACTAGATCTATTAACTTTACGTGAGATGATTTTTCTGGATGGTTAATTCAGTCAATTTGAACTGCATTGGAGCGACACTGACACATAAACATGGTGAACTGTTAAATGGAGCTGGCAGCAGATTATCATTTACTGTTAAGGCTGCAACAGATGTTCTCTCGGCATTTCTCCAGTTCCCTAATTAACAGCTCAAAGCCCAAGTATGCTGAATGGACACTGATaagaaacagattaaaacacTTAAGAAGCTGTAAACCATGaatagtttgtatttttttctcaggaggaacttaaatgttttatttaaccaGACTGGTACAATGGGTAAAGTGAATGAGCTGCATGTGGATCTTATTGAGAGAACATATGAAACTCTAATTCATTActatctctctttctttctcagagAGAATTATCTTATTTCTCATCTCTAAAGATTCTGCTGAGTTCAACACCTAATCTCTAACAGCATTTGTCTGCTGCTTTCTATTGAAAAAGTGATGTTTAGACAATCTtcagtgctttttttaaataaaaacatctgctTGTTGCCGTTGGAAACAATTctgaagagaagagaaacaaacagcaaaactATGAGCTGGACAGCTGATCATTAAGATGGAACTCAATAAAAAGGGCTGTATACCAGTATGGTCCAATTATTTCATATTgtcattttacatttaacaGAAATATCCAGTACAACCCCTTTAATAGCAACTTTATGAcaaaattctatttattttctgattaatTAACTAGCCAGCTGATCACTTTGACACTCTTTAGTTTGAAACAGccctttgtgtgcgtgtgcgtgtgtgtgtgtgtgtgtgtgtgtttgtgtgtgtgtgagcgtgttaTTTGTGTAAGCTCAGTTGTCGGATCTCATCCACTCGGTTGCGATGCAGCTGGAAGGCAGGAGTCACCCAACGACCACACGAACACTGATCACCACACCAGCTGAATGAGCCCAGCTTACAGCTGCACTTAGGACACAACagctacacacagacaggaaaagacaggaagggATAAGTACAGACAGGGAAAGCAGCAAATCTCGACAAGATGATGGTGACTGCAAATATCACAAGAACAACTGTTTTGTTTAATGTAATTTCTACAGCTGCTGGACAGGAAAACATTTGGTGTGAGAATTAAGatcatttcaaatcaaatgtGATTGTATTGGAAACTTAATATGAAACCtgacaacagaaaaaatatgttaatgGTTAGGGGTAaaagattagggttagagttaagatCCATAAGAACCCATTTGCTGTCTTGTGTACATCACCTGTCCATCCATTACACCAAGCAGAGCTTGTTCCATCCACTGCACTGGTTCAACGAAGTATGACGTACACTGGATGTCTCCTATGTAACAAAATGATTCACATCAGGAAATGACACATTCATTATTTGTCAAAGCAGGAATAACAGAGttgatattattaataataactgAATCCACTCTGTTCCTACCAGTGAGGTTACTGGACTTCTTGTGACTGAAAGCTGGGGCTCCTTCTCCTATTGGGTGAATGAGAATACTGGAGTCACGGAACAGAGCTCTTCTgcagaggagaagctggagtCAGGAGGCTGGAGAATTTATGATGTCGTTTATTTGgagataaaatcacaaatttttCACGCAGCAGTGAATATTTGGTAAGTCCCATTTGGTATAAATTCATTAACATCAAGAACCCTCCATCCAGCTACTTTAAACTTTCACCTGCATTTCTTACAGCGGTAGGACACTTCAGAGGAGATGGAGTGAACGGGGTCAACAGCAAACAGCTCCTTGGGAACATGCTGCAACTCTGCACAAAAgcacaggcacgcacgcacgcacgcgcacacacgcgcacacacacacacacacacacacacacacacacaaagagaaatcAATCCACAATTATGCATGAAAGCAGTGTGTTTGTTACTGATGTGTACCTTTGttttacattgtgtgtgtgtgtgtgtgtgtgtgtgtgtgtgtgtgtgtgtgtgtgtgtgtgtgtttaccaggGTACTTCTCTGTGACTTTGGTCAGTCTATACTGTTTGTACTGAGGACTGCTGGTGTCCACTTCACACTGCATAGCTTCATACAGATGCAACTGCTCCTCAAACCCGACATTGACCCTAAAACACATCCACAGAATATCCATCATCTGTACTGCACTAGACTATGATGACATACATAATGACAAAACTCTTAAAGGATCAGTTCACCCACATCGTAACTCCAAAATCTGTGTTTATGGACACAAATGCCCTCACtactgtaaaaagaaaacatatccATGGAAATTTCAAGCTGAATATCAATATAAGTTGTCAGTTAGTCTCTTTAtatgataaaaaacaaattcttgAACAGGGCATCATGACTTTAACTCCGCTTTCAGTCTTCAGCAGGACGAATGTAAATGCTCCCTTTTACATTTAGACTTAAAGGTCTAATATCACATTCTTATGCATCAACTATTTTCTATATGGTCCTAAAAGCTCAGACTCTGAAACTTTCACCTGAAAAACCACTTGGATCATGTATTAGAGGACGCTTGTTTATCCTTCTGTTTCAGCCCACTGTTCCTGGACCTAAATATCCTATGAACTGACACACCCCTGAAGACGGGAGTGTCTTGGCTTTGCTGGTGCTgattccagtgtgtgtgagcgtggcCAGAACAGACTCTGAGCACCTGTTGTATTCCCTCCCTGGAGAAGCgtcaaaggcaaaaaaaaaatctatcataGTTGGCCTCAAAACTGAATTCTGTTTCACaggaaatattttctgtttggtGAAGCAAGGGGTGTTCCTGGGGTGTCTGTTGAGGAGGGACTGGTGGTTTTGTTGGAAGATGGGAAAAAGTGTACTTTGCGTGATGTGGGGCATTTAACTTTTACACACTGACAAGTGTCACTAACAATAATCTATGagcattaaaatgtcaaaatacaataaataaacaatgattAGATGCATACCTTTAGGGCTCTTGCATCACAACCTGTGCAACATTAAATTGAAGCCTCTCGTTTTTTTGCTCATTATCAACTACTGCCGTCTctcattgttgtttttcttttgtttatcaGCAGCAGTAAGCTGTCATAATTTCTTA from Antennarius striatus isolate MH-2024 chromosome 18, ASM4005453v1, whole genome shotgun sequence includes the following:
- the dusp12 gene encoding dual specificity protein phosphatase 12, producing MFLVDPGLYIGTAADLNNSQELATAAVTHILSVDSVDPAHLLPTSSNFCRKWINVLDEVTSDLLSYMDECFLFIQDAVSGGGAAFVHCQAGRSRSATIVTAYLMKRYQLSFSEAYHRLKSVKQDVEVNVGFEEQLHLYEAMQCEVDTSSPQYKQYRLTKVTEKYPELQHVPKELFAVDPVHSISSEVSYRCKKCRRALFRDSSILIHPIGEGAPAFSHKKSSNLTGDIQCTSYFVEPVQWMEQALLGVMDGQLLCPKCSCKLGSFSWCGDQCSCGRWVTPAFQLHRNRVDEIRQLSLHK